The Methylobacterium sp. PvR107 genome contains a region encoding:
- a CDS encoding alpha/beta hydrolase, which yields MIDPDLAGRLHFRHRLPTGEPLPPGRHELGLFAERDAVLVVPERLEPRRPCPLVVLFHGGGGSAERILPMLEGHAQAERFLLLVPQSLFPTWDIVIAGHGPDRERVAAALDAVADRFLLDPERLCFAGHSDGGSYTLSLGLANGDVASHLIVSSAGFLSVHVQVGAPRMFLSHGLRDEQIPIARSARIHVPRLREAGYDVTYVEYDGPHAHQPPVVAQAVAFFMAGTEGVA from the coding sequence ATGATCGATCCGGACCTCGCCGGCCGCCTGCATTTCCGCCATCGGCTGCCCACCGGCGAGCCCCTCCCCCCCGGACGGCACGAGCTCGGCCTCTTCGCCGAGCGCGACGCGGTGCTGGTGGTCCCCGAGCGCCTCGAGCCGCGCCGCCCCTGCCCGCTCGTGGTGCTGTTCCATGGCGGCGGCGGCAGTGCCGAGCGCATCCTGCCGATGCTGGAGGGGCACGCGCAGGCCGAGCGCTTCCTGCTTCTCGTCCCGCAATCGCTGTTCCCGACCTGGGACATCGTCATCGCCGGCCACGGGCCGGACCGGGAGCGGGTTGCCGCGGCACTCGACGCGGTGGCCGACCGCTTCCTGCTCGATCCGGAGCGGCTCTGCTTCGCCGGCCACTCGGATGGCGGCAGCTACACCCTTTCCCTCGGGCTGGCGAACGGCGACGTCGCCAGCCACCTCATCGTCTCGTCAGCCGGGTTCCTGTCGGTACACGTGCAGGTCGGCGCGCCGCGAATGTTCCTCTCGCACGGCCTCCGGGACGAGCAGATCCCGATCGCGCGGAGCGCACGCATCCACGTGCCCCGGCTGCGGGAAGCCGGCTACGACGTGACCTATGTCGAGTATGACGGCCCCCACGCGCACCAGCCGCCTGTCGTGGCGCAGGCCGTGGCGTTCTTCATGGCGGGGACCGAAGGCGTGGCCTAG
- a CDS encoding branched-chain amino acid aminotransferase, with protein sequence MSDLTFEIQSHPAPRAAEERAALMANPGFGKVFTDHMVVARYEAGRGWHDARIQARQAIPLDPASAVLHYAQEIFEGLKAYRTADGGAALFRPDANARRFRHSAERLAIAPFPETAFVEAMHKLVKIDRAWIPNTPDGSLYLRPFMIATEAFLGVRPASEYLFITIASAVGSYFKDPNSAVSVWVSEHYTRAAPGGTGAAKCGGNYAASLAAQSEAVAQGCEQVVFLDAVERRYIEELGGMNVFFVFEDGTLVTPPLSDSILHGITRDSVITLAREVGLTVKEEPYTIDAWRADVREGRLTEAFACGTAAVITPIGTVKGREETFTIGTGKAGPVAQRLRSLLVDIQRGNTNDAHGWFQKVF encoded by the coding sequence GTGAGCGACCTGACGTTCGAGATCCAGAGTCATCCCGCCCCGCGGGCCGCCGAGGAGCGGGCAGCGCTGATGGCGAATCCCGGCTTCGGCAAGGTGTTCACCGACCACATGGTGGTGGCGCGCTACGAGGCCGGCCGCGGCTGGCACGACGCGCGGATCCAGGCGCGCCAGGCGATCCCCCTCGATCCCGCCTCCGCGGTGCTGCACTACGCCCAGGAGATCTTCGAGGGCCTCAAGGCCTACCGCACCGCCGATGGCGGCGCCGCCCTGTTCCGGCCGGACGCCAACGCGCGCCGCTTCCGCCACTCGGCCGAGCGCCTGGCGATCGCGCCGTTTCCGGAGACCGCGTTCGTCGAGGCGATGCACAAGCTCGTCAAGATCGATCGGGCGTGGATCCCCAACACGCCGGACGGCAGCCTCTATCTGCGGCCGTTCATGATCGCCACGGAGGCGTTCCTCGGGGTGAGGCCGGCCTCCGAGTACCTGTTCATCACCATCGCGTCGGCGGTGGGCTCGTACTTCAAGGATCCGAACAGCGCCGTCTCGGTCTGGGTGTCGGAGCACTACACGCGGGCCGCCCCGGGCGGCACCGGCGCGGCCAAGTGCGGCGGCAATTACGCGGCGAGCCTCGCGGCACAATCGGAGGCTGTCGCGCAGGGTTGCGAGCAGGTCGTGTTCCTCGACGCGGTCGAGCGCCGCTACATCGAGGAACTCGGCGGCATGAACGTGTTCTTCGTGTTCGAGGACGGGACCTTGGTCACCCCGCCACTCTCGGACAGCATCCTGCACGGGATCACCCGCGACTCGGTGATCACGCTGGCGCGGGAAGTCGGTCTCACCGTGAAGGAAGAGCCCTACACGATCGATGCCTGGCGTGCCGATGTGCGGGAGGGCCGCCTTACCGAGGCCTTCGCCTGCGGCACGGCGGCGGTGATCACACCGATCGGCACCGTGAAGGGCCGGGAGGAGACCTTCACCATCGGGACCGGCAAGGCCGGGCCGGTGGCCCAGCGGCTGCGAAGCCTGCTGGTGGACATCCAGCGGGGCAACACCAATGACGCCCATGGCTGGTTCCAGAAGGTTTTTTGA
- the oxlT gene encoding oxalate/formate MFS antiporter, producing the protein MERQDSPSAKWWQLAFGVICMAMIANLQYGWTLFVDPIDQRYHWGRAAIQLAFTLFVATETWLVPVEAWFVDRYGPKIVVAFGGVMIALAWTIDAYADSLFMLYLGAVIAGIGAGSVYGTCVGNALKWFPHRRGLAAGATAAGFGAGAAITVVPIARMIASNGYQDAFLYFGIGQGVVVFALAFLLRKPSTTTPVQRKSTRLPQTKVDRSPREAVRTPVFWVMYAMFVMVASGGLMAAAQIAPIAHDFQVAGVPVSLFGLQMAALTLAISLDRIFDGFGRPFFGFVSDHIGRENTMFIAFSTAALAVIVLLTYGHIPMVFVFATAVYFGVFGEIYSLFPATCGDTFGSKYAASNAGLLYTAKGTAAFLVPFASLLSAAYGWSAVFALIIVLNVTAAAMAMFLLRPMRARYLAAEEHPAALSAQPIRAA; encoded by the coding sequence ATGGAACGCCAGGACTCGCCTTCGGCGAAATGGTGGCAGCTCGCCTTCGGCGTGATCTGCATGGCCATGATCGCCAACCTTCAATACGGTTGGACGTTGTTCGTCGATCCGATCGACCAGCGATATCACTGGGGCCGCGCGGCGATCCAGCTCGCCTTCACGCTGTTCGTCGCTACCGAGACCTGGCTGGTCCCGGTCGAGGCTTGGTTCGTCGACCGCTACGGCCCGAAGATCGTGGTCGCCTTCGGCGGCGTGATGATCGCCCTGGCCTGGACGATCGACGCCTACGCCGACAGCCTGTTCATGCTGTATCTCGGAGCCGTGATCGCCGGCATCGGCGCGGGCTCGGTGTACGGCACCTGCGTGGGCAACGCCCTCAAGTGGTTTCCGCATCGCCGCGGTCTCGCCGCCGGCGCCACGGCTGCCGGTTTCGGCGCGGGTGCGGCCATCACGGTCGTCCCGATCGCCCGCATGATCGCCTCCAACGGCTACCAGGATGCCTTCCTGTACTTCGGTATCGGTCAGGGCGTCGTGGTGTTCGCCCTCGCCTTCCTGCTGCGCAAGCCGTCGACCACCACGCCGGTTCAGCGGAAGAGCACGCGCCTGCCGCAGACCAAGGTCGACCGCAGCCCCCGCGAGGCGGTGCGCACCCCGGTCTTCTGGGTGATGTACGCGATGTTCGTGATGGTCGCGTCGGGCGGCCTGATGGCGGCGGCGCAGATCGCCCCGATTGCCCACGACTTCCAGGTGGCCGGCGTGCCGGTAAGCCTGTTCGGCCTCCAGATGGCCGCGCTGACGCTGGCGATCTCGCTCGACCGGATCTTCGACGGGTTCGGCCGGCCGTTCTTCGGCTTCGTCTCTGACCATATCGGCCGCGAGAACACGATGTTCATCGCCTTCTCGACGGCGGCGCTGGCGGTGATCGTGCTGCTGACCTACGGGCATATCCCGATGGTCTTCGTCTTCGCCACGGCGGTGTATTTCGGAGTGTTCGGCGAGATCTACTCGCTGTTCCCGGCGACCTGCGGCGACACGTTCGGCTCGAAGTACGCCGCCAGCAATGCCGGCCTGCTCTACACCGCCAAGGGCACCGCCGCCTTCCTGGTTCCGTTCGCCAGCCTGCTCTCAGCGGCTTACGGCTGGTCGGCGGTGTTCGCGCTGATCATCGTTCTCAACGTGACGGCGGCGGCGATGGCGATGTTCCTCCTGCGGCCGATGCGAGCCCGCTACCTCGCCGCGGAGGAGCATCCCGCGGCGCTCAGCGCCCAGCCGATCCGGGCGGCCTGA
- the frc gene encoding formyl-CoA transferase — translation MSQPLEGIKIIDFTHVQAGPACTQLLAWFGADVIKVERPGAGDVTRTQLRHVEDADALYFTMLNSNKRSLTLDTKTQAGKEVLEKLIQDSDVMVENFGPGALDRMGFSWARIQELNPGMILASVKGFSDGHHYEDLKVYENVAQCAGGAASTTGFWDGPPTVSAAALGDSNTGMHLAIGILTALHQKNKTGKGQKVAVSMQDSVINLCRVKLRDQQRLDALGYLEEYPQYPHGEFSDVVPRGGNAGGGGQPGWVLKCKGWETDPNAYIYFTIQGHAWAPICKVLGKEEWIADPAYNTPRARQDKIFDIFKTIEEWLADKTKFEAVDILRTYDIPCAPVLSMKEIAEDKSLRESGTVVEVAHPKLGKYLTVGSPIKFSDLKVEVKASPLLGEHTDEVLADLGYTPEQIRAMHESRAV, via the coding sequence ATGAGCCAGCCGTTGGAAGGGATCAAGATCATCGACTTCACGCACGTCCAGGCCGGGCCTGCCTGCACGCAGCTGCTCGCTTGGTTCGGTGCCGACGTGATCAAGGTCGAGCGCCCCGGCGCCGGCGACGTGACCCGCACTCAGCTGCGCCACGTCGAGGACGCGGACGCGCTCTACTTCACGATGCTGAACTCGAACAAGCGCTCGCTGACCCTCGACACCAAGACCCAGGCCGGCAAGGAAGTTCTGGAGAAGCTGATCCAGGATTCGGACGTCATGGTCGAGAATTTCGGCCCCGGCGCGCTGGATCGGATGGGCTTCTCCTGGGCGCGGATCCAGGAGCTGAACCCGGGCATGATCCTGGCCTCGGTGAAGGGCTTCTCGGACGGCCACCATTACGAGGACCTGAAGGTCTACGAGAACGTCGCTCAGTGCGCGGGCGGTGCCGCCTCGACCACGGGCTTCTGGGACGGACCGCCCACCGTCAGCGCAGCCGCGCTCGGTGATTCCAACACCGGCATGCACCTCGCCATCGGAATCCTCACGGCGCTCCACCAGAAAAACAAGACCGGCAAGGGCCAGAAGGTCGCCGTGTCGATGCAGGACTCGGTCATCAACCTCTGCCGGGTGAAGCTGCGCGACCAGCAGCGTCTCGACGCGCTCGGCTACCTTGAGGAATACCCGCAATACCCCCACGGCGAGTTCTCCGACGTGGTGCCGCGCGGCGGCAATGCGGGCGGCGGCGGCCAGCCGGGCTGGGTGCTGAAGTGCAAGGGCTGGGAGACCGACCCGAACGCCTACATCTACTTCACGATCCAGGGCCATGCCTGGGCGCCGATCTGCAAGGTTCTCGGCAAGGAGGAGTGGATAGCCGATCCCGCCTACAACACGCCGCGGGCGCGCCAGGACAAGATCTTCGACATCTTCAAGACGATCGAGGAGTGGCTCGCCGACAAGACCAAGTTCGAGGCGGTGGACATCCTGCGCACCTACGACATCCCCTGCGCGCCGGTCCTGTCGATGAAGGAGATCGCCGAGGACAAGTCCCTGCGCGAGAGCGGCACCGTGGTCGAGGTGGCGCACCCGAAGCTCGGCAAGTACCTAACCGTCGGGAGCCCGATCAAGTTCTCCGACCTGAAGGTCGAGGTGAAGGCCTCGCCGCTGCTCGGCGAGCATACCGACGAGGTGCTGGCGGATCTGGGCTACACGCCGGAACAGATCCGGGCGATGCACGAGTCCCGCGCGGTCTGA
- a CDS encoding PAS domain-containing protein, with the protein MTEAATCTAAASARELEGLAEAIGDAVVVADPEGAITVWNPAAERIFGFTAAEALGETLDLITPERHRRRHWDGYAKTMHTGVTRYGAETLRVPAIHKDGRQLSIAFTVGMVRDASDRVTGIVAVIRDETARWAEEKRLRQRVAELEASSDPSRRAP; encoded by the coding sequence ATGACAGAGGCAGCGACCTGCACGGCCGCCGCATCCGCCCGCGAGCTCGAAGGCCTCGCGGAGGCGATCGGCGATGCCGTGGTGGTGGCCGATCCCGAGGGTGCGATCACGGTCTGGAATCCTGCGGCCGAGCGGATCTTCGGCTTTACCGCCGCGGAAGCGCTCGGCGAGACCCTCGACCTGATCACGCCCGAGCGGCACCGGCGCCGCCACTGGGACGGTTACGCGAAGACGATGCACACCGGCGTCACCCGGTATGGGGCGGAGACCCTGCGGGTGCCGGCGATCCACAAGGACGGCCGCCAGCTCTCCATCGCCTTCACGGTGGGGATGGTGCGGGACGCCTCCGACCGGGTGACCGGGATCGTCGCGGTGATCCGCGACGAGACCGCGCGCTGGGCCGAGGAGAAGCGCCTGCGCCAGCGCGTGGCCGAACTCGAAGCCTCCTCGGATCCGTCGCGCCGGGCACCTTAA
- the oxc gene encoding oxalyl-CoA decarboxylase: protein MTALAKIVHPTPEVEAEPDLTDGFHLVIDALKLNGIETIYGVPGIPITDLGRMAQAEGMRVISFRHEQHAGNAAAIAGFLTQKPGICLTVSAPGFLNGLTALANATTNCFPMILISGSSEREIVDLQQGDYEEMDQLAIAKPLCKAAFRVLHAADIGIGVARAIRAACSGRPGGVYLDLPAKLFAQVIDAEAGRKSLVKVIDPAPAQHPAPEAIARALEVLKSARRPLIVLGKGAAYAQADEAIRALVETSGIPYVPMSMAKGLLPDTHPLSAGAARSTALKDSDVVLLIGARLNWLLSHGKGKSWGEPGSTKFIQIDIEPREMDSNVEIVAPVVGDIASCVQALLEGMGKGWQQPPSDWIETLKSKREANIAKMAPKLMSNASPMTFHAALGALRTIIKERPDAILVNEGANTLDLARGIIDMYQPRKRLDVGTWGIMGIGMGFAVAAAVETGKPVLCVEGDSAFGFSGMEVETICRYGLPVCIVVFNNNGIYRGTDTDPTGRDPATTVFVQDSRYDKMMEAFGGVGYNVTTPDELTRAVNEAMNSGRPALINAVIDPAAGSESGNIGSLNPQSGIKKKK from the coding sequence ATGACCGCACTCGCCAAGATCGTCCACCCCACGCCCGAGGTCGAGGCGGAGCCCGACCTGACCGACGGCTTCCACCTCGTCATCGACGCGCTCAAGCTCAACGGCATCGAGACGATCTACGGCGTACCGGGCATCCCGATCACCGATCTCGGCCGCATGGCGCAGGCCGAGGGCATGCGGGTGATCTCGTTCCGGCACGAGCAGCATGCCGGCAACGCCGCGGCGATCGCCGGATTCCTCACCCAGAAGCCGGGCATCTGCCTCACCGTCTCGGCCCCGGGCTTCCTGAACGGCCTGACGGCGCTCGCCAACGCCACCACCAACTGCTTCCCGATGATCCTGATCTCGGGCTCCTCCGAGCGCGAGATCGTCGACCTGCAGCAGGGCGACTACGAGGAGATGGACCAGCTCGCCATCGCCAAGCCCCTGTGCAAGGCGGCGTTCCGGGTGCTGCACGCGGCCGATATCGGCATCGGCGTGGCGCGGGCCATCCGCGCCGCCTGCTCCGGCCGGCCGGGCGGCGTCTATCTCGACCTGCCCGCCAAGCTGTTCGCCCAGGTGATCGACGCCGAGGCCGGCCGCAAGTCGCTTGTGAAGGTGATCGATCCGGCTCCGGCCCAGCACCCCGCCCCCGAAGCGATCGCGCGGGCGCTGGAGGTGCTCAAATCCGCCCGGCGTCCGCTGATCGTGCTCGGCAAGGGCGCCGCCTACGCCCAGGCCGACGAGGCGATCCGCGCCCTCGTGGAGACCAGCGGCATCCCGTATGTGCCGATGAGCATGGCCAAGGGCCTCCTGCCCGACACCCATCCGCTCTCGGCCGGCGCTGCGCGCTCGACGGCCCTGAAGGACTCCGACGTCGTGCTGCTGATCGGCGCCCGGCTGAACTGGCTGCTGTCGCACGGCAAGGGCAAGAGCTGGGGCGAGCCGGGCTCGACCAAGTTCATCCAGATCGACATCGAGCCCCGCGAAATGGACTCGAACGTCGAGATCGTCGCGCCCGTGGTCGGCGACATCGCCTCCTGCGTGCAGGCGCTGCTGGAGGGCATGGGCAAGGGCTGGCAGCAGCCCCCGTCCGACTGGATCGAGACGCTGAAGTCGAAGCGCGAGGCGAACATCGCCAAGATGGCGCCGAAGCTGATGAGCAACGCCTCGCCCATGACCTTCCACGCCGCGCTCGGCGCGTTGCGCACCATCATCAAGGAGCGGCCGGACGCGATCCTGGTCAACGAAGGCGCCAACACCCTCGACCTCGCCCGCGGCATCATCGACATGTACCAGCCGCGCAAGCGCCTGGATGTCGGCACCTGGGGTATCATGGGCATCGGCATGGGCTTCGCCGTCGCGGCCGCGGTCGAGACCGGCAAGCCGGTGCTCTGCGTCGAGGGCGACAGCGCCTTCGGCTTCTCCGGCATGGAGGTCGAGACGATCTGCCGTTACGGGTTGCCGGTCTGCATCGTAGTGTTCAACAACAACGGCATCTATCGCGGCACCGACACCGACCCGACCGGCCGTGACCCGGCTACGACGGTCTTCGTGCAGGATTCCCGCTACGACAAGATGATGGAGGCCTTCGGCGGCGTCGGCTACAACGTCACCACGCCGGACGAGCTGACCCGCGCGGTCAACGAGGCGATGAATTCGGGCCGCCCGGCCCTGATCAACGCCGTCATCGACCCGGCCGCTGGCAGCGAGAGCGGCAATATCGGCAGCCTCAACCCGCAGAGCGGCATCAAGAAGAAGAAGTGA
- a CDS encoding ABC transporter ATP-binding protein, with protein sequence MIRFEKVSKVYRTDGHRRTILEQASFSLKPGVSYGILGINGAGKSTTMRLIAGTEDPTRGKIHRGVRVSWPLGFAGGFHPKMTGRDNVTFVSRIYGEDPRKVLDFVEDFSELGSYLDVPIYTYSSGMGARLAFGMSMAIPFDCYLIDEITSVGDARFSKRCDEVFSQRCKHADIIMISHSMETIRKWCSQGLVLLNGRAIVYENVDDAIEVYRRLNA encoded by the coding sequence GTGATCCGTTTCGAGAAAGTCAGCAAAGTCTACCGCACGGACGGCCATCGGCGGACCATCCTTGAACAGGCGTCATTCAGCCTGAAGCCCGGCGTCTCCTACGGAATTCTCGGCATCAACGGCGCCGGCAAGTCTACCACGATGCGGCTGATCGCGGGGACGGAGGATCCGACGCGCGGGAAGATCCACCGCGGCGTGCGGGTTTCCTGGCCCCTCGGCTTCGCCGGCGGATTCCACCCGAAGATGACCGGACGTGACAACGTCACCTTCGTGTCCCGGATCTACGGCGAGGATCCCCGAAAGGTCCTCGACTTCGTGGAGGATTTCTCCGAGCTCGGCAGCTACCTGGACGTCCCGATCTACACCTACTCGTCCGGCATGGGCGCGCGGCTCGCCTTCGGGATGAGCATGGCGATTCCATTCGACTGCTATCTGATCGACGAGATCACCTCGGTGGGCGACGCCCGTTTCTCCAAGCGCTGCGACGAAGTCTTCTCTCAGCGGTGCAAGCATGCCGACATCATCATGATCTCGCACTCGATGGAGACGATCCGGAAATGGTGCTCGCAGGGCCTCGTGCTGCTCAACGGGCGCGCGATCGTCTACGAGAATGTCGACGACGCCATCGAGGTCTACCGACGCCTCAACGCCTGA